The following coding sequences lie in one Vicinamibacteria bacterium genomic window:
- a CDS encoding ABC transporter ATP-binding protein, with product MPGTTVLEIEGLSKSYRVGHLRPIYRPALLDLSLKVEQGEVFGYLGPNGSGKTTTLKVLMGLLHPDRGSAFILGSPLSERAWRYRVGYLPEHPYLYDYLTAHEYLDYIGRLFGLSAAVRRDRARQLLDLLGLARAADLPLRRFSKGMVQKTGIAQALMNEPDLVFLDEPMSGLDPMGRRLVRDLILDLKQRGKTVFFSTHILSDAETLCDRVALLRGGRLLREGRLDEILELTTSAMEVLVTGVDRSVLEAQTGLVAKSAVGERWRLEVAEDRLGAIVGAVERSGGRILGVSPIRQSLEEYFFKEMAADHEVPVGGFGD from the coding sequence ATGCCCGGGACAACCGTCCTCGAGATCGAAGGCCTGAGCAAATCGTATCGGGTGGGGCACCTTCGTCCGATCTATCGGCCGGCCCTGTTGGACTTGTCGCTGAAGGTGGAGCAGGGAGAGGTCTTCGGTTATCTCGGACCCAATGGGTCGGGTAAGACCACGACCCTCAAGGTTCTCATGGGCCTTCTGCACCCCGACCGGGGCTCGGCTTTCATCTTGGGGTCGCCCCTGTCCGAGCGAGCATGGCGTTATCGCGTGGGGTACCTTCCCGAGCACCCGTATCTCTACGACTATCTGACCGCGCACGAATACCTCGACTACATCGGGCGTCTCTTCGGCCTCTCCGCCGCCGTCCGGCGGGATCGAGCCCGGCAGCTCCTGGACCTTCTCGGCTTGGCGCGCGCGGCCGACCTGCCCCTTCGCCGGTTCTCCAAGGGGATGGTGCAGAAGACGGGCATTGCCCAGGCCCTCATGAACGAGCCCGACCTCGTTTTCTTGGACGAGCCCATGTCGGGGCTGGACCCCATGGGCCGGAGGCTCGTCCGGGACCTGATCCTGGATCTCAAGCAACGGGGTAAGACGGTCTTCTTCTCGACCCATATCCTGTCCGACGCGGAGACCCTGTGCGATCGAGTGGCTCTTCTCCGGGGGGGGCGGCTGCTGCGGGAAGGTCGGCTCGACGAGATACTCGAGCTGACCACTTCCGCAATGGAGGTCCTGGTGACCGGAGTCGACCGCAGCGTCCTGGAGGCGCAGACTGGACTCGTGGCCAAGAGTGCGGTCGGGGAACGCTGGCGGCTGGAGGTGGCCGAGGACCGGCTGGGGGCGATCGTGGGGGCGGTGGAGCGGTCGGGGGGCAGAATCCTTGGCGTCTCGCCCATCCGGCAGTCCCTGGAGGAGTACTTCTTCAAGGAGATGGCCGCCGACCACGAGGTGCCGGTAGGAGGGTTCGGGGATTGA
- a CDS encoding YfhO family protein — translation MLPRLPKGETLLSRVGTAAVVGGVSFLPFVQGVLSGRSFYFRDLSLHFFPLRRYSVEGLRGLELRFWNPFVHQGVPLTVPTLSYPLDLLQALLPDERGFSLLLALHVPLAALAFLALARGLGLSRPAAGGASIVYALGGFCLSALNLYAYLLAVAWAPLVILALLRASQGSARHVAGAALLVAIILSTTALEVVAQALLFALVLAASSRPRPGWLRIGSALILGGGLAAPTLLLMNDLMKGSARGAGFPIDVVLAHSIHPLTLVQVVIGNLYGDLGNLANHWWGQNFFPLGFPYLLSLYLGLATLCAAAVGGLCGRAYRGRILILAFLALVVSLGRWGGLRLLVEAVPVLHRGRYPCKAFFTVHLAVALLTALGLEALARGERRAWRALAGLAGGLGVVFVALPAVSWARPDWARWFLGGFFPPDYAWALRVDRLRLILHDAALGGSVSLAAGLLAVLVLTQRLAPLKGVLAAGALIAADLLRTGAGLNPMVTPAFYEPSAQVADLAPLLRARGRLFTCNVGESPAYPRARAERPEDHEIWTFATLRDTLTPNFNLRLLVPTALSPDLTMSVPVDRALSPQAEGCFFLPGIIDRLREAGVAHVLSLDPLEHPALEPRALLAPEAIRPLEIHLYSVRDPLPLRFVAHRVHPSSTREEAEQWARGPGLQIEGAVAVEGRGLETPQAEGRILSIQESSEQIVMETEADRPTMVVVRDGYAPGWTATVAGSAVPVLRANGRYRAVAIPAGQSHVVMTYRPPSLRRGLAVGLAAALVIAFLGWRPSSSRPPAPEAGPPSGIRPDLSR, via the coding sequence ATGCTTCCACGACTCCCCAAGGGTGAGACGCTCCTTTCCAGGGTGGGGACGGCCGCGGTGGTCGGCGGCGTATCCTTTCTCCCCTTCGTTCAGGGAGTACTCTCGGGCCGGAGCTTCTACTTCCGAGACCTGTCGCTCCATTTCTTTCCCCTGCGCCGTTATTCGGTGGAGGGCCTACGCGGCCTGGAGCTGCGCTTCTGGAACCCCTTCGTGCACCAAGGAGTTCCCCTCACCGTCCCCACCCTCTCCTATCCCCTCGACCTCCTCCAAGCCCTCCTCCCCGACGAACGCGGCTTCTCCCTGCTCCTCGCCCTCCATGTTCCGCTCGCGGCCCTGGCCTTTCTGGCCCTGGCCCGCGGTCTCGGCCTGTCCCGACCGGCAGCCGGCGGCGCCAGCATCGTCTACGCCCTGGGCGGCTTCTGTCTCTCGGCCCTCAACCTTTACGCCTACTTGCTCGCGGTGGCCTGGGCTCCGCTTGTCATCCTCGCCTTGCTCCGCGCTTCGCAGGGCTCTGCGCGGCACGTTGCGGGAGCGGCGCTGCTCGTGGCCATCATTCTTTCCACCACCGCGCTCGAGGTCGTCGCGCAGGCTCTTCTCTTCGCCCTTGTTCTCGCCGCCTCCTCTCGGCCGCGCCCGGGATGGCTGCGGATCGGATCGGCCCTGATCCTCGGAGGGGGTCTGGCCGCACCGACCCTCCTGCTGATGAACGACCTGATGAAGGGTAGCGCGCGCGGCGCGGGGTTCCCGATCGACGTCGTGCTCGCCCACTCGATCCACCCTCTGACCCTCGTACAGGTCGTCATCGGAAATCTCTACGGCGACCTCGGCAACTTGGCCAACCACTGGTGGGGGCAGAACTTCTTTCCCCTCGGGTTTCCCTATCTGCTCAGCCTCTACCTGGGGCTGGCCACGCTCTGCGCGGCGGCGGTGGGCGGGCTCTGCGGCCGGGCGTATCGCGGCCGGATCCTGATCCTGGCCTTTCTGGCCCTCGTCGTGAGCTTGGGTCGCTGGGGGGGCCTTCGGCTCCTGGTGGAGGCGGTACCCGTTCTGCACCGCGGGCGCTATCCTTGCAAGGCCTTCTTCACTGTTCATCTGGCGGTGGCCCTCCTCACCGCCCTCGGACTCGAAGCCCTCGCTCGCGGAGAGCGGCGGGCCTGGCGGGCCCTGGCGGGACTGGCGGGGGGGCTGGGGGTCGTTTTTGTGGCCCTGCCCGCGGTGTCTTGGGCCCGGCCGGACTGGGCCCGGTGGTTTCTCGGCGGCTTCTTCCCTCCCGACTACGCCTGGGCGCTCCGGGTCGACCGCCTGCGGCTGATTCTGCACGACGCGGCCCTCGGGGGGTCGGTGTCGCTCGCCGCGGGTCTCCTGGCCGTGTTGGTCTTGACCCAGCGGCTGGCCCCCCTTAAGGGCGTCCTGGCCGCGGGCGCCCTCATCGCCGCCGACCTGCTGCGGACGGGCGCGGGCCTGAACCCCATGGTCACGCCCGCCTTCTACGAGCCGAGTGCCCAGGTCGCGGATCTGGCCCCCCTCCTGCGCGCAAGGGGACGCCTCTTTACGTGCAACGTCGGAGAGAGCCCGGCCTACCCTCGGGCCCGCGCGGAAAGGCCGGAGGACCACGAAATCTGGACCTTCGCCACCCTCCGGGACACCCTGACTCCGAACTTCAACCTCCGGCTTCTCGTCCCCACGGCCTTGAGCCCCGATCTCACGATGTCCGTGCCCGTGGACCGGGCTCTCTCACCTCAGGCCGAAGGCTGTTTCTTCCTTCCCGGAATCATCGACCGGCTGCGAGAGGCGGGAGTCGCCCACGTCCTCAGCCTCGACCCCCTCGAGCATCCGGCGCTCGAGCCACGCGCGCTCCTGGCCCCCGAAGCCATTAGGCCCCTGGAGATCCATCTGTACTCGGTGCGGGACCCTCTCCCCTTGCGCTTCGTGGCTCACCGCGTCCATCCCTCGAGTACGCGGGAGGAAGCGGAGCAGTGGGCGCGCGGGCCCGGCCTGCAAATCGAGGGGGCGGTAGCGGTGGAAGGGAGGGGACTCGAGACGCCCCAGGCGGAGGGCCGCATACTCTCCATCCAGGAATCCTCGGAGCAGATCGTCATGGAGACCGAGGCCGACCGTCCGACGATGGTCGTGGTCCGGGATGGATACGCGCCTGGTTGGACGGCAACGGTGGCCGGCTCTGCGGTCCCCGTCCTCCGGGCCAACGGACGGTACCGAGCGGTGGCCATACCGGCGGGCCAGAGTCACGTGGTGATGACCTATCGGCCCCCCTCTCTCCGGAGGGGGCTGGCGGTGGGCCTGGCCGCGGCCCTGGTCATTGCCTTCCTCGGATGGCGGCCATCGTCCTCCCGACCCCCGGCGCCGGAGGCAGGACCGCCGTCGGGGATCCGCCCGGACCTATCCCGATAG